From a single Mycolicibacterium mengxianglii genomic region:
- a CDS encoding addiction module protein: MAGGDDVEATPAAGSRDDEYGRVRVRVRVQRVLDQPLTVGALIEAVLWVALPYVVIGVIYASCHIELMGQLESAFSARFTVFADLVSLATLIGLWPMLLASSLLCGVAGCGVLL, from the coding sequence ATGGCCGGGGGTGACGACGTTGAAGCGACCCCCGCGGCGGGGAGCCGAGACGATGAGTACGGCCGGGTGCGGGTACGGGTGCGGGTGCAGCGCGTGCTGGATCAGCCGCTCACCGTCGGCGCTCTGATCGAGGCGGTCTTGTGGGTCGCCCTGCCTTACGTCGTGATCGGGGTGATCTACGCGTCCTGTCACATCGAGCTGATGGGTCAGCTCGAGTCGGCGTTCAGCGCACGATTCACCGTATTCGCCGACCTGGTGTCGCTGGCGACACTCATCGGACTGTGGCCGATGCTGCTGGCCAGCTCGCTGCTGTGCGGCGTAGCCGGCTGCGGTGTGCTGTTGTAG